TGCTGCTCTTCTTGAGGAGATGGATCGCTCCTATGGCGCGACGGAAGTAGAGCCACTCGAACTTCGAGTAGGTCAGATCAACGACGCGATCTTTAGCAATCCACCTGCTGCGTATGCCCTGCTGGCATGGGATGGTGCACAGCTCGTAGGTCTCGCCGCGTATTCGTTCCTGTGGCCCGCCATCGGTCTTACACGGTCGCTCTACCTGAAGGAACTCTACGTTGCCCAGGAGTATCGCCGTAAGGGCGTTGGCAAGCTCCTGATGGAGGGCATATTCGAGGTCGCCGCGAAGTACGAATGCAGCCGCGTCGAGTGGACGACCGACGACGACAACGCCAACGCTCAGCGCTTCTATGACAACCTCGGGGTTCGCAAGTATCCGTCCAAGGTGTTCTACCGAGTGGAAGGTCAGGGCCTTCTTCAGGCCGGTCAGGTCTACAGGACGCCGGTGCCACACTAGCAGCAGGTGCTACGCACGAAGCCCGGTCAGCCCTGGGTTCGCGCGAGCGAGTCTGGGTGGCACTCGCCCTGCTGAGCTGAGCAGATCTACGGCTCAGCTCGTGGCAACAGCGCCACTGGGGATCCGCGGCACTGGAGATTCGCTCTGTCGCCGCGGTGGACCCGCCGCGGTTCATCACCGGACAAGCCGAGTGGCACACGGCGACGCCGGTCATCGTGAAAGGCGACCATCCCGACCGTTTCCTGCTCCCGGACGACCCTGGGTGGCTGGAAGGGCTGCGCGGGAACCTCCAGCGCAAGGCGGCGACCCTCGGGCTGGACGACGCGGTGGAGGTGGAGCCCCTGTGGGCAGGGGCCCGGCGGCTGTTCCGGGTGGACGGATCCGCCCGGATCGGCGCCCCGGTCACGGTGCGGGTCCTGGCCGCATCGGAGACGCTCGCGGCGATCTGGTCGTGGGGCCTCGGACAGGCGAACTCGGCCGGGTTCGGGTGGATCGAATGACAACAACGGTCGCTGCGACCCCGCCGCTGTCGCTTACTCCCCATCCGCTCCAGCGCGTCGGCGCGTTCGCAGTCGCGCGCCTGGCCGGCCGAGGCGGTGTGGCTGCCGTGACCGGTGCGGACCTCGACCTGGTGAGTGCGGCGGTGCAGCGAGACGCCGTCGCCGCGGCCAGAGCGACCAAGGAAGGACCGGGAAGCTACTGGCAGAGGGTGCTCGGAGCGGCCTTTCCGAACTCCCCCGCGACACATCCTGGGCGCGCTCGGCGGGACGTGGCTGCGGAGCTGGCCGCGTTCCTGGACCGCCCAGCCGCCTCGGGGATGGTGGGCTTCGCGTGCGTGCTCTGCGCCCGCCCGGCCGACCGGGTCGTCGGCAAGGACCGCTTCCCCCTGGTCGCGTCCATCCTGTACCGCAACACCACCGCGCCGGGTGTGCCCGGCTGGCCGCTGTGCTGGCCGTGCCTGCTCGCTGGATGGGCGATGCCGTACGGCGCGACCTATGTCCGGGGCCAGCTCGTCGTGTTCGACTCGAGCGACCAAGGCCTCCTCGGCTACCTGACCGGCCGGGCGGTGGTGGAGAACCGGCGGTATGTCAGCGTCGACCAGGTGGCGGCGCCGGTCCGGTTGGAACGCCCGACGACCGTCGCGTTCCGCGCCTTGCGGGAGTACCGGGAGACGCCCCAGTCGGGCGTGCGCATGCTGGTGTTCCGCAACGACAACCGGGGCGCGCAGCTCCGCTCGCACCGGATCGCCCAGCGCCGATGCGCCTTCCTGGTCGGGTTGGATGCCAGGGACAAGGCGGCCGGCCTCGGCCTGCGGGCCGTCTGCCGGGCGTTCGACGTCCACGGACGGGACGGCACCATGCGCCGCCTCGGCGAGAACGTCGCCGCGACAAGCTTGCTGGAACAGCCCGAGCACCGCTTCCTGTCGGACGCCCGCCGCGCGCTTCTCGGCATCGTCAGCAGCGGGCAGCTCCGGCCGCAGGAGCAGTCGACCGACGCGCCGGGGACGATCCCGGCGCTCGCCCGCCGGTACGCCAAGGAGGTCCTGAACGTGAGCACGGTCGACACTGGCCGAATCGAGCAGGTGAGCGAACGCGTGGCTGCCCTGATCGGCAACGGTGAGGTGCGCGGGCCGCTGCACGAGTTCACCGAGGCATCGCGTTCCCCCCATAAGCTAAACAGCTGGTTCCGCCGACGGGCGGTCGACTGCCTGATCACCGACCCGCAGGCGGGCCCGCTGCTCGAGCCAGCCGACTACGAGTTGCTGTTCCAGGAGGGCGCCGACGGCTTCGTCGCACGCGACCTCCTATTCTTCGCCGTGATCGCAAGACTGCACGAACGGGGCTGGGGGCGGTCGCTCGACGAGACCACCCGCGCCGAGCTGGCCGCCGAGCTGGCCAACGCAACTACTGACGACACCGATGACGAGGAGGAGCCGCGCACATGAGCTA
The genomic region above belongs to Actinomycetes bacterium and contains:
- a CDS encoding CRISPR-associated endoribonuclease Cas6; the encoded protein is MDPPRFITGQAEWHTATPVIVKGDHPDRFLLPDDPGWLEGLRGNLQRKAATLGLDDAVEVEPLWAGARRLFRVDGSARIGAPVTVRVLAASETLAAIWSWGLGQANSAGFGWIE
- a CDS encoding GNAT family N-acetyltransferase, translated to MVFVTPAEPGNIDGIAALLEEMDRSYGATEVEPLELRVGQINDAIFSNPPAAYALLAWDGAQLVGLAAYSFLWPAIGLTRSLYLKELYVAQEYRRKGVGKLLMEGIFEVAAKYECSRVEWTTDDDNANAQRFYDNLGVRKYPSKVFYRVEGQGLLQAGQVYRTPVPH